CGGGCAAGGTAATCCATATCTTCCGGAGTGATTCCCATGTCCTCTCCGGTCAGGAATTTGCCTCCGAGGAGATTGATCATCCCTGCGTACCGCTCGAGAAGCCCGCGGCGCTCTTCGCCGGTCAGCGGGTGGGGCATCGCGAGCACCGCCTTCGCGCCACCGAAACCCATATCCACCGCCGCCCACTTGTGGGTCATGCCCTCGCTAAGACGCATCGCGTCGCGCA
This region of Acidobacteriota bacterium genomic DNA includes:
- a CDS encoding phenylalanine dehydrogenase — protein: MQELERLIKSWDGLAVLTKFDKPTGTWIFICIHDDTLGMSTGGTRIVTYPNPADGLRDAMRLSEGMTHKWAAVDMGFGGAKAVLAMPHPLTGEERRGLLERYAGMINLLGGKFLTGEDMGITPEDMDYLAR